From Candidatus Thermokryptus mobilis, the proteins below share one genomic window:
- a CDS encoding glycosyltransferase family 9 protein: MPKVYEFEIPNCKNFTGYKPCYPYVKCHETGCVDPRPFGVKILIINLDAMGNVLLTTSILPAIKRKYPESSIYWLTLKNTHRLLDNNPYLDEVFTWDPETWLILENMKFDIVMNVDKSRRSASLTMKLNADKKLGYGMNEHGQIIPLNQSASYDYRLGLDDELKFKLNQKTRQEILCEMFELEYKRDEYVLVLTDEERKFSEEYKSRVGIKEGELVVGFNTGCSPLYPNKKMTIEQHVELIKRLSKYDDIKLVLLGGPEDTERNEEIFRRSIQIDGVAGKLINTPTTEGIRRGICYENICDIVITGDSYGMHLAIALKKFTIAWFGLSSWTEIDLYDRGVKLIPEGLECAPCWKKVCPYNLECIQMIDLDRIEKIVVEYKEKIFTRI, encoded by the coding sequence ATGCCGAAAGTGTATGAGTTTGAAATTCCAAACTGTAAAAACTTCACCGGTTATAAACCTTGTTATCCTTATGTCAAGTGTCATGAGACGGGATGCGTTGACCCGAGACCATTTGGCGTCAAAATTCTCATCATAAACCTTGACGCTATGGGAAATGTCCTTTTGACGACTTCAATTTTACCAGCGATAAAGAGAAAATACCCTGAAAGTTCAATTTACTGGCTTACGCTCAAAAACACACATCGCTTACTTGACAACAACCCCTATCTTGATGAGGTTTTCACCTGGGACCCAGAGACATGGCTTATACTTGAAAATATGAAATTTGACATAGTGATGAATGTTGATAAATCAAGAAGATCGGCAAGTTTAACGATGAAATTAAACGCCGATAAAAAGCTCGGCTATGGGATGAACGAACACGGTCAGATTATACCATTGAATCAATCCGCATCTTACGATTATCGTCTTGGGCTGGATGATGAGTTAAAGTTCAAATTAAATCAAAAGACGAGACAGGAAATTTTGTGTGAGATGTTTGAGCTTGAATATAAAAGAGATGAGTATGTTCTTGTTCTGACGGATGAGGAGAGGAAATTTTCCGAGGAATATAAGAGTAGGGTTGGAATAAAAGAAGGGGAGCTTGTTGTTGGATTCAACACTGGCTGTTCTCCGCTTTATCCGAATAAAAAAATGACGATTGAACAACATGTTGAGTTGATAAAGCGGTTATCAAAATATGATGACATTAAGCTTGTCTTGCTTGGTGGTCCAGAAGATACGGAGAGGAATGAAGAAATTTTCAGGCGTTCAATTCAAATTGATGGCGTTGCTGGGAAATTAATTAACACTCCAACAACCGAAGGGATAAGGCGTGGGATTTGTTACGAGAACATTTGCGACATCGTGATAACTGGCGATTCTTACGGCATGCATCTTGCAATAGCGTTGAAGAAATTTACGATAGCTTGGTTTGGTTTAAGTTCTTGGACCGAAATAGACCTCTATGATAGAGGTGTCAAGTTAATCCCCGAGGGACTTGAATGTGCGCCTTGCTGGAAAAAGGTTTGTCCATACAACCTTGAATGTATTCAAATGATAGACCTTGACAGGATTGAGAAAATAGTTGTTGAGTACAAGGAAAAAATTTTTACGAGGATTTGA
- a CDS encoding sigma-54 interaction domain-containing protein, producing the protein MNLVIGSLKNIFEDALIAASTDEPVLILGETGTGKEVLARFIHQNSNRKDKIFIPINCSAIPPNLLESELFGYKKGSFTGAEKDKKGILEEADGGTVFLDEIGELPLESQVKILRAIEEREIIPIGDTKPKKIDVRFIASTNVDLKAKVERGEFRKDLYYRLSVFVYKLPPLRDRIFDLPEFVNYFIKLSGKNSKIEMPVMELFFCYPWPGNIRELRSVIIYALAKSNGSDIKIEHLPDYLVHFCKHPEILRGNNAKEKLECFEAYLISETLKENPDPKEAAKLLGISLRTLYRKLSKYKNF; encoded by the coding sequence ATGAACCTAGTCATCGGTTCTCTAAAGAACATTTTTGAAGACGCTTTAATAGCAGCTTCAACTGATGAACCAGTTCTAATCCTCGGGGAAACAGGAACCGGTAAAGAGGTGCTTGCGAGATTTATCCACCAAAATTCAAATAGAAAGGACAAAATTTTCATCCCGATAAATTGTTCAGCCATTCCACCTAATTTACTTGAAAGCGAACTTTTCGGCTATAAAAAGGGCTCATTCACCGGGGCGGAAAAAGATAAAAAAGGAATACTTGAAGAAGCTGATGGTGGAACCGTATTTCTTGATGAAATTGGGGAACTACCGCTTGAATCCCAAGTAAAAATTTTAAGAGCAATTGAAGAAAGGGAAATAATTCCCATAGGCGACACAAAGCCCAAAAAAATTGATGTTCGTTTCATAGCTTCAACAAATGTTGATTTAAAAGCAAAAGTAGAAAGAGGAGAGTTCAGAAAGGACCTTTATTATCGTCTTTCCGTTTTTGTCTATAAACTTCCACCATTGAGGGATAGAATTTTTGACCTGCCTGAATTTGTCAATTATTTTATCAAATTGTCCGGAAAGAATTCAAAAATTGAAATGCCAGTAATGGAGTTATTTTTCTGCTATCCCTGGCCTGGAAACATCCGTGAGCTAAGAAGTGTCATAATATACGCGCTTGCGAAGTCAAACGGTAGCGATATAAAAATTGAACATCTCCCGGATTATTTGGTTCACTTCTGCAAGCATCCCGAAATTTTGCGGGGGAATAACGCAAAAGAAAAGCTTGAATGCTTTGAGGCATACTTGATCTCAGAGACGCTGAAAGAAAATCCCGACCCAAAAGAAGCTGCAAAGTTGCTTGGCATAAGCTTGCGAACTCTTTATAGAAAGTTGTCCAAATATAAAAATTTTTGA
- the rpmE gene encoding 50S ribosomal protein L31 → MKKGIHPPYKKAIIACVCGNTFETRSTVGGVIKVEICSNCHPFFTGKQKLVDSAGRVERFMKRYAKHYQESKGE, encoded by the coding sequence ATGAAAAAAGGAATTCATCCGCCTTATAAAAAGGCGATAATAGCGTGCGTTTGTGGAAACACATTTGAGACAAGGTCAACCGTTGGCGGAGTTATCAAAGTTGAGATTTGCTCAAATTGTCATCCGTTCTTTACAGGGAAACAAAAACTTGTTGATTCTGCTGGTAGAGTTGAACGCTTTATGAAACGCTATGCGAAACACTATCAGGAGTCAAAAGGCGAATAG